A region of the Campylobacter subantarcticus LMG 24377 genome:
AGAGTTGGTATAGGAAATATTGCAGGTATTGCAGTGGCAGTTGTTTTAGGTGGACCTGGTGCTTTATTTTGGATGTGGGTTATGGCATTTTTTGGTGGTGCATCGGCTTTTGCAGAAAGCACTCTAGCGCAAGTTTATAAAAGTCGTGATGGCAAAAGTTTTAAAGGTGGTCCTGCTTATTATATTAGCAAGGCTTTAAATTTAAAATGGCTTGGAGCTGTTTTTGCGGTGATTTTAATCATCACTTATGCTTACGGGTTTAATGGTCTTCAAAGTCAGACCATGACTTCAGCATTTGAGTTTTATTATAAAGGTATGGTTGATGCTAGCGAAGTGAGTTTTGCACAAAGTTGGTGGCCTATAATAATTGGATCTATTTTGGCTGTTTTTGCGGCTTATATGTTTTTTGGTGATCACACTAAAATAGGCAAAGTAAGTTCAGTCATTGTTCCTATTATGGCAATGATTTATGTAGGTTTATCAATCATAGCAATGTTTATGAATTTTGATAAAATTCCTGAAGTATTTTCTATGATTTTTAAAAGTGCTTTTGACTTTGAAGCTATTTTTGGTGGATTTGCTGGTTCTGCTTTGGTTATAGGTATAAAAAGAGGCTTGTTTTCAAATGAAGCAGGTATGGGTTCAGCTCCAAATGCTGCAGCTTCGGCTTTGACAACTCACCCTGCAAAACAAGGGGTTATTCAAGCGTTTTCTGTATTAATTGATGTGATTATTTGTACAAGCTCGGGATTCTTAGTATTATTTTCACTTGCTTATGCAAATAACATCGGTGTAGATGGTAAGCCTATTTTAATAGCATTACCTTTAGTGCAAGAATCTATGAGAGAGTACTATGGAAATTTAGGAGTGCATTTTACTACTGTAAGTATTGTTTTATTTGCTATTACTTCTTTGATTGGAAATTACTACTATGCACAAGCAAATATTAAATACCTTACTCAAAATCCTATTATTATTAATCTTTTTAAAGCAAGTGCAGTGCTTATGATTTTTATCGGTGCTAACATGGATTTAAAATTTGCATGGGATTTGGCTGATACTACTATGGCGTTTATGGCTACGATTAATATCATTTCTATTTTATTACTTGGTGGTATAGTGAAAAAAGTATTAAAAGACTTTAGCGAACAAAAAAGACAAGGTAGAGATCCTGTATTTAGTGCTTCAAAGCTTGGTATTAAAAATGCAGAGTGCTGGGACTGATGCTAGATTATATTATTGTAACTTTGTTTATAGCTTTTATGGTTTTTCTTGTGTTTGGCTTTAACCGCCAAATGCAAGAAAAAGCTAAACAAAGAGAAGAAAAACAAAAAACAAAGAAAGATTTTAAAAAAAATAGGTAAAATACACTAAAAATTTTTAAAAAAGAGTGTAAAATGAAATTGTTAATAGAAATAGGCACAGAAGAACTTCCTGCTATTCCTTTATTAAAAGAACTTCCAAATATTAGTAAAAAATGGGAAAAGATTTTACAAGAGTATCATTTAGAATCTGAATTTAAATTTTTCTATACTCCTAGAAGATTGGTTTTTATGCATGAAAATTTTAAAGAAAAACAAGATGATTCTTTTGTGGAATTTATTGGCGCACCCAAAGCAATAGCTTATAAAGATGGAAAGCTTACTCAGGCAGGATTTAGCTTTTTAGAAAAAAGCGGCTTAAAAGAAGAAGAGCTTGAGTTTAAAGAAATCAAAGGCAAAGAGGTATTATATTGCCAAAAACAAGTACAAGGTCTACAAAGCAAAGTGGTTTTACCGCAAATGATCGAGACTTTTTTGAAAAGTTTGAGTTTTGGCAAAACTATGAGATGGGGTGATGGTTGCTTTGAATTTATTAGAGCTATTCGTTCGCTTTGTTGTATGTTAAATGATGAATTGGTTGAATTTGAAAGCTATGGTGTTAAAAGTGCAAAAAGTACTTTTGTACACAGAAGTGTTAGCTATGATTTGATAGCTTTTGGAAATGCTGATGAGTATTTTAAAACTTTAGAACAAAATTATATTATCTTAGATCAAGCAACTAGAAAAGCGATTATTTTGGATCAGCTAAAGGCGCTTGAAAGTGAAAATGGTATTACAATTGCAGAAGATGATGAGCTTTTGGCTGAAGTTGTAGCTATCACAGAATACCCAAAAGCATTATTAGGACATTTTGAAAAAGAATATTTAGAAATCCCAAGTGAAGTGATTATCACTTCTATGAGAGAAAACCAGCGTTATTTTGCAGTATTTAAAGATAATGCTTTAAGCAATCATTTTGTGGTGGTTTCTAATGCAGTATGTGAGGATTATTCTAAAATCATCAATGGAAACGAAAGAGTTTTAAGAGCAAGATTAAGCGATGCGATGTTTTTTTGGAAAAATGATTTAGCACAAGGTTTAAATAACGATAAAATAAGTCAAATGGTTTATCTTGAAGGGCTTGGTACTTTAAAAGATAAAATCACTAGGGAACAAAAAATCGCTACTAAACTTTGTGAAGTTTTTGCTAATACTCAAAAAGATGAAATTTTAAAAGCTTTGGAATATTCCAAAGCCGATCTTAGCACCCAAATGGTGTATGAGTTTACCGATCTTCAGGGCATTATGGGGTCTTACTATGCTAAGGCTATGGGTATGAGCGATGAGCTTGCTTTGGCGATTAAAGAGCAATATCTTCCAAATGGTGATAATTCAGCAATGCCAAGTAATGAGTTTAGTTCTATTGTAGCTTTAGCTTGTAAACTTGATACACTTATGGGACTTTTTTCTATAGGAAAAATTCCAAGTGGTACAAAAGATCCTTATGCTTTAAGAAGAGCAGCAAATGGTGTTTTAAAAATTCTTCTAGCATTAAATAAAAGTTTTGACCTTAAAATGTTTTTAGAGGCTATATCTAGTGAGTATAAAAGTTTTGATCTTAAAATACTGCTAGATTTTATTTTGGAGCGCTTGTATACTTTTTATGAAGTGAATGCTTCTTTTATTAAAGCTGTACTTTGTTCTAAGACTTATGATGTGATATATATTGATTCTTGTATAAAAACTTTAATTCAAAGTGCAAGTAAGACAGATTTTAATCAAAATTTTGCAACTTTTAAGCGTTTGGCAAATATTGCAATATTAAGCGAAGTTCAAATTAATGAAAATTTGTTTAACACTCAAGAGGAAAAAGATTTATACCAAGCTTTTATGCAGTGTAAAACAAAAGAAAATAATACCCAAGAGCTTTTAGAAAATCTTTTTGCGTTAAAACCGCAGATCGATGCGTTTTTTGATAAAGTGATGATTAATGACAAAGATGAAAATATCAAAAATAATCGTCAAGCTTTAGTATGTGCAATTTATCGTGAGTTTTTAAAAATAGCTGATATTAAAGAGCTTAGCTTATGAGAAAAATTCTTTTCTTTTTGTGTTTTTTGATTTTTAGTTTAGATGCTAGAGAAATTCAGCTTGTTAAAGGGCAAGTGGTTTTTTTAGAATTGGATAAAAATAACTTTTTGCAAATTAGCTCAGATTCTAAAAAACTACCTTTTTTTGAATATAAAAATAAAATCATTGTTAGTGTAGCTATGCCTTATAAAAATCCTAAAGATAGGGAATTGTTGGTTCAATTTAAAGATTATTCTCAAGAAAAAATTACGATAAAATTTAGCGAAGGAGACTATCAAAAAGAATTTTTAAAGGTTAGCGCTTCTAAGGTAAATCCGCCTAAAGAAACGCTTAAACGCATTAGTAAAGAGTATGAAGAAGCTATTAAGGTTTATAATACTTATACTAATATGGCTTTATTTGAAGGCAATTTTACATACCCTTTAGAAAGTAAAATTACTAGTGATTTTGGAAAAGCAAGGTTGTTTAACGATACGCTCAAAAGCTATCACAGTGGGACTGATTTTAGAGCGGCAAATGGGACCAAAATTTATGCTAGTAATGATGGTATTATAAGAATTGCTTCAAACCGTTATTATGCAGGTAATTCAGTAGTGATTGATCATGGGTATGGAATTTATTCACAGTATTATCATCTTTTAAAGCTTAATGTAAAAGTAGGGCAAAAGGTTAAAAAAGGTGAGCTTATAGGTTTAAGTGGAGCTAGTGGTAGAGTTACTGGGCCGCATTTGCATTTTGGAATTTTAGTCAATGGTGTGCAAGTTGATCCACTTGATTTTATAGCTAAATTTAATGCCTTATAATGATAACATTTAGTGAGTTTTTTCAAAATTGGATTGATAAATATTACTCCCAAGCTGTGAGTGTTGGCAAAAATGGAGATTTTTATACTGCAGTTAGTGTGGGAAATCTTTTTGGTGTATTACTGGCTAATCATTTTTTAAAACTTATCAATGACAAAAAACTAACTTTACCGGTTGAAGTTGTAGAAATAGGAGCAAATGAAGGGCATTTAATGCTTGATTTTATACAAGCACTCTATACGCTTAGTCCAGATGTTTTAGAGCAAATTGAATGCTATATTATCGAGCCACATGAAAAGTTAAGGACTGCTCAAAGAAAACTTTTTAATGCATATGATTTAGATGTAAAAATTTGCAATTCTTTAAGTGAATGCCATTTTAAAAATGCTTTTTTTTATGCCAATGAATTGTTTGATTGTTTTGCATGTGAACTCATAAAAGACAAAACAATGGCATATGTTGATGATGAATTTAATATTATTTTTAAACCTATGAATGATGAGTTTTTAAAAGAGTGTAAAACATATGCTATCACTCATAGTGAATTTTGCGTTGCTTATAAACCTTTTTTATATCAACTAAAACAAGCCTGTGAAAAACTAACTTTTGCATGTTTTGACTATGCAAAAAAAGAAGAAAAAATTAGCATTAGAATGTATAAAAACCATCAAGTATATAATCTTTTTGAAGAGAATTTAAAAGATTTTTTTGCTAAAAGTGATATTACTTATAATGTAAATTTTAGCCATCTTATGCAAGTTTTAAAAGAAGAGGGTTTTGATATAGTAGAATACAAAAACCAAAATCAAGCTTTTATTGATTTTGATTTAGAGGAAATTATCGAGCAAGCTAAAAATACACAGCCAAAAATTTATAAAAATTTTATCAACCAAAGTAAAAATTTGATGTTTAACTTTGGTGATAAGTTTAAATTTTTAGAATTTAAGCTTTGAAATCACTACTTGTAATATCAAGCCCAAAGCCTTTTAAGCCTATAAATTCTTTATCAGTGTTTTGACTTAGAAGTTTGATTTTTGAAATTTTCAAATATCTTAAAATTTGCGCTCCTATGCCGTAGTTTTTAAATTGTGTGTTTTCTTGTTTTTCATTTTTCATGAAAATAATCACACCACCTTTTTGGCTTAAAAATTCAATCTGTTTTAGTAGCTCGTTTAGTTTATTAGAAGTTAAAAGCTCAAAATCACTCCCACTAAGATAAAATTTAACATTTTCACATTCGTTTAAAGCTCCAAAGCTAAAAGCTATATGCTCATTTTCGTTGTGATCTTTAAAAGTCATTTTTTTTGCTTTAAAACCCGCTAGGATACTTTCTTCTTCTTTGATTAAAGAGATCAAACTTTCATTTTTTAAGCGATACTCGATTAAATCTGAAATGGTAATCATACTAATATCATGTTTTTTACAAAACTCAAGCAAATCGCTTCTTCTCGCCATATCTCCGTTGTCTTTAATAATTTCACATATTACACATGCTTCTTTTAACCCTGCTAAGCGACACAAATCCACTGTGCCTTCTGTGTGACCTGTTCGTTCTAAAACCCCACCTTTTTTTGCTATTAAAGGGTTGATGTGGCCAGGGCGAACAAAATCGCTTGCTTTTGCATTACCATCAGCAAAAATTTGCACAGTCATATTTCTTTCATAAGCGCTTACTCCAGTTGTGGCATTTTTTGCATCGACAGTGACAGTAAAAGCTGTTTCGTGATTTGATGTGTTTTTGGGTGCCATTAAAGGCAGTTCAAATTTTTTAGCTAAACTCTCACTTAATGCTACACACACTACACCTCTTGCGTGAGTGATGGTGAAATTGATTTTTTCTTGAGTGCTAAATTGCGCAGGGAAGATCAAATCCCCTTCGTTTTCTCTATCTTCTGCATCTACCATTACCAACATTTTGCCATCTTGAAGTTCTTTTATAGCTTGTTCTATACTTATATATCCCATAAAATTAGTCCTTAATAATAATATTTTTTAAAAATATTATAGCATTTTTCTTGACATTGTGTAAAAAATAATATATAATACCATTTCTAATTTACAAAAATATGTTACTTCGTTTATTGGGGTATAGCCAAGCGGTAAGGCAACAGGTTTTGGTCCTGTCATTCAGGGGTTCGAATCCCTTTACCCCATCCACTTCATATGATGCCGCGAAGTAGAGCAGTGGTTAGCTCGTCGGGCTCATAACCCGAAGGTCGGGAGTTCAAATCTCCCCTTCGCAACCAATTTCCTATAAAATTTTTTCAAAGAATTTGAATTAACTATAAAATAAATAAAAATCTATATTAATCTTACTTTAAATGATTTAAATCAACATTTGAGTATTTTTGATACTTTAATTAAACATGTTAGAAATTTAAAATTATTTTAATACAAAATATACAAAAAAATACCAAAACAATGATGTAATTTAAAAGATTCTAATAAAATGGTGTTTTCTTTATAATTTAGAATAAATAAAGTGAGGTTAAAGAAAAAATAATGGTGGATTTAGCAGGCGTGTAATTCACTAATCAAGCCCTTAAATATCCATACTTTAATGAAATATTTTTTCATTTGCACATACTTTTGCACATACTTTGTATTTTATTGTAAAAATGTGTAAAAAAGTGATATTGTTTTGCTAAATAGGTGATATATTAAAATTTTTAGAGTGTGAATTTCAAGGAAAGAATATTGTAGATTTAAATCCTAACAAAGAAAAATACTGCCTGACTAATAAAGAGCAAGTGTTTAAATATATTCAAGAAATAATTTCAAAAATAGAATATTTATTATCAGATGATCTGCTAAAGTAGGTTAAATCTCATTTTAAAGATTTAACCCCTGATACAACTTTAGCTATTTCTTCAATGGAAAATAATACATAGCGAGATACTTCCATAGATTGTATTTTACCTTTTCTTCTTAGATTGTCAATAGTTCCTGAAGAAACGCCTAATACTTCAGCAAATTCTTTTTTGCTTAAAGTCATTTTTTTATACTTCTCAAACAAAAATTCTTTTGTTTCTAAATAGTTTTTATCCATTTTACTCACCTCTTATTTTATTTTGAAATCTAATTAATTCTTCTTGCTCTATATACTTAAGCTTTTTGGTTGGAAACTGTACCACTTTTATTTCTCCTTTTTGTATTATTTTTTTTACAGTTGTTGTGCTAATTCCTAGTATTTCAGATACTTCTTTAATGTTATAAACATTCTTTTCTTCAAAATCACCATTGCTATTTAAAAATTTAATTGTGTTCATTTTATTTCTAACCTTTCTTGAATTACTTTTACTTCATTGTCTTTTATGATAAAATCTTCATTCATGCTTAATTTCCCTTTTGTTCTTGTTAGTGCTACATAAAAAAGATGAATTTCTTCTCTTTGTAGTTCAAAATTTTCACTTTCTAAAAGTTTTTCTCTGATATTTATAAAATCATCTAAAATTTCTACATTATCCCATTCTAAACCTTTGCTTTTATGTCCAGTTGTTAAGATTAAATCTGCTTGAGATTCTTTTTTAACGCTTTGACTTTTAATTTTTTTGATTAAACTTATAATGTCGCTTTGTATATATTTAAATAAAATATTTATTTTTTGCTTTAGATCTATTTCTTCAGCCTCTGTTGCATAAGAACTTAATTCTTTTAAATCTTGGAAATTTAAATAAAATTTATTTTTTATGAAATCAAATTTTTTAAAAACAATGTTTTGAATATCTAATAATTCATCAAAACTATAACTATCTATACCTCCCACAAAATACATTTTTTTATCTATATTTTCTATCGCAAAATCAAATAAAATAGCATTTGTTCTAGCTATTATTGTTTTTTGATTTGTATTTATTTGTTGTGTTTTCAAAGTCCCTTTAAAATCTCTTGGAGCATTAAGTAGTTTCAAATAATTATTGGCTATATTAGATATAGCCTGAGGACACCTAAAACTTTGAGTCAAATATAATGTTTTTGAGTTTTCTTTTTTAGATAAAAAGCTTAAAGAATTTTCAGCACCCCTGAATTTATATATACTTTGATAGGTATCTCCGATGAAAACTTTTTTGGCGTGTTGTTGATTTAAAACTATATCTATAACACATGGGTTTATATCTTGTGCTTCATCAACTAATATAAAATCATAATCAAGTTTTGGTTTTGAGAGTTGATACTCTTTTAAATAAAAATCATGTTCATAAACAAATTCTGCATTAGTTTTTATTTTATTCCATAATTCTTTTATAAAAGTTTTCATGTATTTTCTCATATTATCGTTGAGAGAATAATCTTTTGGATTGCTATAAAAATCTTTAATAAAACCTTCCATATCAAAACTTGAATTGCAAAATTTTCTAATGAGTTTTAATGCAGTATTAGCATACATATTTTTATAATCTGCATTTAAATCACTAAAAAGATGTGTTATATCTAAAGCTCTTAAATTTCCAAGTCTTGTTTTATAATCTGACATTTCTAGTGTTTCATATGCTAATGAGTGCATAGTTTTTACACTTACATTCTTTAATTCTTTAAATTTTTCTTCTGCCTCTTTTCTCATGGAAGAGTTGTATGAAAGATATAAAATATTATATTCTGATCTTGCTTTGCAAAATTGCACTAAAGTAGATGTTTTTCCCGTGCCAGCATAAGCATTTACAAGTAAAATATCTTCAAAATCACACTTGACAACTTCTTGTTGCTCTGGTGTTAATTTAGTTAAAAATGAATTTGACATTGTCATTTCCATTATATTTTAAAGTTTCTTTAAATTTGTCGTACTTGATATTAAATTGATTTAAGCAATCTATATGGGTTTCTAACTCTTTTCTGAGTTTTCTATAATTTCTTTCTGTTTTATTACAATCTATGCCTAGTGCGGTTAGTAAATTATCAAATTCAATATTTATTTTATTATGCGAGATAAAAAATCTAATAATAGATTTGATAAAAGAGTTTTCTATATGAACTATATTTTCTACTTCTTTATTATAATTAATAGATAGTGTTTTTTTATAAAATTGCAAATACTCTTTACTTAGTATAATTCCTACAAAATTGTTACCTTCATCATATTTCATAGAGCCTATAATATGAAAATAATATTCTACATTATTATGATCTTTGATTTTAACCACTGTTGTTATTATGTCTTCTAAAATATTTTTAAACCATTTATGGTTTTTTCCAGTGTCTTTGTATTTTTTTAATACTTCTGAAATACTAAATTCAATCAATAATCTTTCATCTTTTGTTTCAATGATTTTTTTGGCAGAACTAACGATTAAATCTAATATATCTTTATGCACTTGTGTCAAAAGACTTCCTTTAATAAACACTTCGCCCCATTGAGTGGTAATTTGTCTTGTTCTTCTATTTTTTTGAAATTCAATAAAAATTTTAGATTTACCTGTTGCTTTGTTGATGGGAGCAAAAATCGGAAGTCTAATTTCCATTGTTGTACAAGTACTATTTTTTTTAATGTTAATTAGTTCGCTTTTATCAAACAAGATAGCTTCCAAATAAATCCTTTTTTTCTATATTTGTATTCAATTATATAACAAAATGTTATAAAAATCAAATATAGTTAATTTTGCATAAAGAACTATAAATACAATATTTAATCAAATATTGTCTAAAAAAATTAATATTATATTAAGCTTTAAATGTTGTATAATTATGCAATTACTATTATTTTCTTAATTAGTAATAAATATCCATTTAACCTATATATGGGCTGAGAATCACTAATCCATAAAAAAGGTTGAAAATGGGCAAAAAAATATTTTTACTGTGTTTAGTGCTATTTGGACTTAGTACTTATGCTCTTGCTGGAACTACTGACTCATTGGGTTTAAAAAGCACTTGGGATACTGTAGGTTCTTGGTTTGAAGATGGCTATGTATCAAAACTAATCGCTGCTGGCTTGTTTTGTGTTGGTGTTTGGAGAGCTTATGCTGGTTCAATATTACAATTTTTTCTCATGCTAGGTTTTGCTGTTTTGGCAATGAATGGAAAAAATATAATCGAGGCATTAGGCTCAGGTCTATTCTAATTTCAGAGAGGATTATACCTCTCTTTTATCAAAGGAGTATTTGTGGGTAAAAGCGAAAGTGGCTATGTCCAAATTAATAAATATATAGATACTAAACCTATGTTTGGCGATTGGGAAGTAGATGTATTGATGGTCTTTTCTGTTTGGTTTGCTTTGGGAATTATTTTTGAAAAAGGTTTTTTGGTTTTTAGTGTCTTTTTTTTATTTGGTGTTTTAAATGCAATTGCCTTTGAAAAGATCAAAAAGGCAAAAACAAAAGGTTATTTCTTTCATATTCTTTATATGACAGGTATCAAACAACCTAAAAGTTTAATGCCTTCTTATATGAGATATTTTGCAGGAGCTTAAATGTTGTTTGATAAATATAAAAATAAACTAGATCGTTATATTTTAGAAAACACAACTTTTAGAATTATTAGTGTGATTTTGTCTTTAGTTATTTTATTTTTGGTTTGGATTATAGCTAATAAAACAGATTCACAAAGAGTAGTTTTTATGCCTCCTAAGGCTATTGCTAAAGAGTTTTGGGTAGCAGGAAATGAAGTATCTAAAACCTATATAGAAGAAATATCTCAATTCATTGCTTTTAATCTTTTAAATATTACAAGAGAAAATGCGCATAATAATATAGAAAACATTTTAACTTTAGTTGATCCAAAATTTTATCAAGATGTAAAAATAAAGCTTTTAGAACAAACTGGATATATCGTTGATAATTCCATAAGTAGAACATTTTTTATTACTGCTATTGACGCAAATAAAAAAGGTGTTGTTGAAGTACATGGGGTTATTAAAGACATTATCTCTGATAAGGTTGTTAATTCAAATAATAATACTTTGATTATAGGTTATGAGATTAATCAAGGTAGGTTTTGGATTAATAGTTTAAATTTTAAAAAAGAAGTAAAATAGGAGTAGAGTATGTTTAAAAAAGTACTAATGTTTGCTTTTTTAGTAGTGCAATCTTTTGCTATTACCGTTATTGATAATCCAAGTAATGGTATTATAAATGTTAATGTATCTAATAAAAGTGTAAATCGTATTGTATTGCCTTCAAAAATTTTAGATGTTGCTTATTCAAAAGAAAAAGGCGTGGATATCCAAATTGTTGATAATCAGGCTTTTATTAAATTCTTGCCTATACAAAAAGAAAAAGTAAGAATTACTGGTAGAGATAAGTATGAAACAGTGGGAGAACCTGAGATTGTTTATGATAAAGCGCAATCATCTGAAGTGTTTTTTATTACAGAAACAAAAACATATTCTATAGGATTAAACCCAAAAAATATAGAAGCTGAAACTATTATCATTAATGATTTTAGCTCAAGTAAAGAAAAAATTTTAAAGTATGAAACAGATGATTCTTATGTGGCTACCTTAGCAAAAATAACCGAGTCAATTTTTAAAGGTGGCGTACCTAATGGTTATAAAATATCTAAAATTAATACTAAGGTTGAAAGCAATGGTGTTTATGATATTTTAGAATTAAATGAATATCAAGGCGTAGTATTTAATGCAAATTATTTTGAAATAAAAAATAAAACAAGCAAGGCTATGCAATTAAACC
Encoded here:
- a CDS encoding bifunctional 3,4-dihydroxy-2-butanone 4-phosphate synthase/GTP cyclohydrolase II; this encodes MGYISIEQAIKELQDGKMLVMVDAEDRENEGDLIFPAQFSTQEKINFTITHARGVVCVALSESLAKKFELPLMAPKNTSNHETAFTVTVDAKNATTGVSAYERNMTVQIFADGNAKASDFVRPGHINPLIAKKGGVLERTGHTEGTVDLCRLAGLKEACVICEIIKDNGDMARRSDLLEFCKKHDISMITISDLIEYRLKNESLISLIKEEESILAGFKAKKMTFKDHNENEHIAFSFGALNECENVKFYLSGSDFELLTSNKLNELLKQIEFLSQKGGVIIFMKNEKQENTQFKNYGIGAQILRYLKISKIKLLSQNTDKEFIGLKGFGLDITSSDFKA
- a CDS encoding helix-turn-helix domain-containing protein — its product is MDKNYLETKEFLFEKYKKMTLSKKEFAEVLGVSSGTIDNLRRKGKIQSMEVSRYVLFSIEEIAKVVSGVKSLK
- a CDS encoding SAM-dependent methyltransferase, translating into MTFSEFFQNWIDKYYSQAVSVGKNGDFYTAVSVGNLFGVLLANHFLKLINDKKLTLPVEVVEIGANEGHLMLDFIQALYTLSPDVLEQIECYIIEPHEKLRTAQRKLFNAYDLDVKICNSLSECHFKNAFFYANELFDCFACELIKDKTMAYVDDEFNIIFKPMNDEFLKECKTYAITHSEFCVAYKPFLYQLKQACEKLTFACFDYAKKEEKISIRMYKNHQVYNLFEENLKDFFAKSDITYNVNFSHLMQVLKEEGFDIVEYKNQNQAFIDFDLEEIIEQAKNTQPKIYKNFINQSKNLMFNFGDKFKFLEFKL
- a CDS encoding conjugative transfer system protein TraE — protein: MLFDKYKNKLDRYILENTTFRIISVILSLVILFLVWIIANKTDSQRVVFMPPKAIAKEFWVAGNEVSKTYIEEISQFIAFNLLNITRENAHNNIENILTLVDPKFYQDVKIKLLEQTGYIVDNSISRTFFITAIDANKKGVVEVHGVIKDIISDKVVNSNNNTLIIGYEINQGRFWINSLNFKKEVK
- the traL gene encoding type IV conjugative transfer system protein TraL, with the translated sequence MGKSESGYVQINKYIDTKPMFGDWEVDVLMVFSVWFALGIIFEKGFLVFSVFFLFGVLNAIAFEKIKKAKTKGYFFHILYMTGIKQPKSLMPSYMRYFAGA
- a CDS encoding UvrD-helicase domain-containing protein, translated to MSNSFLTKLTPEQQEVVKCDFEDILLVNAYAGTGKTSTLVQFCKARSEYNILYLSYNSSMRKEAEEKFKELKNVSVKTMHSLAYETLEMSDYKTRLGNLRALDITHLFSDLNADYKNMYANTALKLIRKFCNSSFDMEGFIKDFYSNPKDYSLNDNMRKYMKTFIKELWNKIKTNAEFVYEHDFYLKEYQLSKPKLDYDFILVDEAQDINPCVIDIVLNQQHAKKVFIGDTYQSIYKFRGAENSLSFLSKKENSKTLYLTQSFRCPQAISNIANNYLKLLNAPRDFKGTLKTQQINTNQKTIIARTNAILFDFAIENIDKKMYFVGGIDSYSFDELLDIQNIVFKKFDFIKNKFYLNFQDLKELSSYATEAEEIDLKQKINILFKYIQSDIISLIKKIKSQSVKKESQADLILTTGHKSKGLEWDNVEILDDFINIREKLLESENFELQREEIHLFYVALTRTKGKLSMNEDFIIKDNEVKVIQERLEIK
- a CDS encoding helix-turn-helix domain-containing protein, giving the protein MNTIKFLNSNGDFEEKNVYNIKEVSEILGISTTTVKKIIQKGEIKVVQFPTKKLKYIEQEELIRFQNKIRGE
- a CDS encoding alanine/glycine:cation symporter family protein; this translates as MDLISQFVGFVNNQYYSILVILLIVVGFYYSYLTGFVQFRMLPYVFDILTEKQEKHEKHHITPFQALMISTASRVGIGNIAGIAVAVVLGGPGALFWMWVMAFFGGASAFAESTLAQVYKSRDGKSFKGGPAYYISKALNLKWLGAVFAVILIITYAYGFNGLQSQTMTSAFEFYYKGMVDASEVSFAQSWWPIIIGSILAVFAAYMFFGDHTKIGKVSSVIVPIMAMIYVGLSIIAMFMNFDKIPEVFSMIFKSAFDFEAIFGGFAGSALVIGIKRGLFSNEAGMGSAPNAAASALTTHPAKQGVIQAFSVLIDVIICTSSGFLVLFSLAYANNIGVDGKPILIALPLVQESMREYYGNLGVHFTTVSIVLFAITSLIGNYYYAQANIKYLTQNPIIINLFKASAVLMIFIGANMDLKFAWDLADTTMAFMATINIISILLLGGIVKKVLKDFSEQKRQGRDPVFSASKLGIKNAECWD
- a CDS encoding conjugative transfer system protein TraK — protein: MFKKVLMFAFLVVQSFAITVIDNPSNGIINVNVSNKSVNRIVLPSKILDVAYSKEKGVDIQIVDNQAFIKFLPIQKEKVRITGRDKYETVGEPEIVYDKAQSSEVFFITETKTYSIGLNPKNIEAETIIINDFSSSKEKILKYETDDSYVATLAKITESIFKGGVPNGYKISKINTKVESNGVYDILELNEYQGVVFNANYFEIKNKTSKAMQLNPKDYIRFAKSSPKSISIYYDNEVNHLLPYAKAYMVIITKANK
- the glyS gene encoding glycine--tRNA ligase subunit beta; translated protein: MKLLIEIGTEELPAIPLLKELPNISKKWEKILQEYHLESEFKFFYTPRRLVFMHENFKEKQDDSFVEFIGAPKAIAYKDGKLTQAGFSFLEKSGLKEEELEFKEIKGKEVLYCQKQVQGLQSKVVLPQMIETFLKSLSFGKTMRWGDGCFEFIRAIRSLCCMLNDELVEFESYGVKSAKSTFVHRSVSYDLIAFGNADEYFKTLEQNYIILDQATRKAIILDQLKALESENGITIAEDDELLAEVVAITEYPKALLGHFEKEYLEIPSEVIITSMRENQRYFAVFKDNALSNHFVVVSNAVCEDYSKIINGNERVLRARLSDAMFFWKNDLAQGLNNDKISQMVYLEGLGTLKDKITREQKIATKLCEVFANTQKDEILKALEYSKADLSTQMVYEFTDLQGIMGSYYAKAMGMSDELALAIKEQYLPNGDNSAMPSNEFSSIVALACKLDTLMGLFSIGKIPSGTKDPYALRRAANGVLKILLALNKSFDLKMFLEAISSEYKSFDLKILLDFILERLYTFYEVNASFIKAVLCSKTYDVIYIDSCIKTLIQSASKTDFNQNFATFKRLANIAILSEVQINENLFNTQEEKDLYQAFMQCKTKENNTQELLENLFALKPQIDAFFDKVMINDKDENIKNNRQALVCAIYREFLKIADIKELSL
- a CDS encoding M23 family metallopeptidase, giving the protein MRKILFFLCFLIFSLDAREIQLVKGQVVFLELDKNNFLQISSDSKKLPFFEYKNKIIVSVAMPYKNPKDRELLVQFKDYSQEKITIKFSEGDYQKEFLKVSASKVNPPKETLKRISKEYEEAIKVYNTYTNMALFEGNFTYPLESKITSDFGKARLFNDTLKSYHSGTDFRAANGTKIYASNDGIIRIASNRYYAGNSVVIDHGYGIYSQYYHLLKLNVKVGQKVKKGELIGLSGASGRVTGPHLHFGILVNGVQVDPLDFIAKFNAL